The proteins below are encoded in one region of Oncorhynchus tshawytscha isolate Ot180627B linkage group LG04, Otsh_v2.0, whole genome shotgun sequence:
- the LOC112248795 gene encoding ATP synthase subunit alpha, mitochondrial, with amino-acid sequence MLSVRVAAALARSLPRRAGFVSKNVAAACVGVNHLHTHRPCLAAKTGTAEVSSILEEKILGADTSADLEETGRVLSIGDGIARVYGLRNVQAEEMVEFSSGLKGMSLNLEPDNVGVVVFGNDKLIKEGDIVKRTGAIVDVPVGVELLGRVVDALGNAIDGKGPLGSSIRRRVGLKAPGIIPRISVKEPMQTGIKAVDSLVPIGRGQRELIIGDRQTGKTAIAIDTIINQKRFNEGKDEKKKLYCIYVAIGQKRSTVAQLVKRLTDADAMKYTIVVSATASDAAPLQYLAPYSGCSMGEFFRDNGKHGLIIYDDLSKQAVAYRQMSLLLRRPPGREAYPGDVFYLHSRLLERAAKMHDNFGGGSLTALPVIETQAGDVSAYIPTNVISITDGQIFLETELFYKGIRPAINVGLSVSRVGSAAQTKAMKQVAGTMKLELAQYREVAAFAQFGSDLDAATQQLLNRGVRLTELLKQGQYCPMAIEEQVTVIYAGVRGHLDKMDPAKITRFEKAFLVHVLSQHQDLLTTIRTDGMISPTADAKLKEIVLTFLSSFE; translated from the exons ATGTTATCTGTGCGAGTTGCAGCGGCTCTGGCCAGGAGCCTGCCCAGACGTGCTGGATTT GTGTCCAAGAATGTTGCCGCCGCCTGCGTAGGAGTGaatcacctccacacacacagaccatgtcTTGCTGCGAAGACCG GCACTGCCGAGGTGTCCTCCATCCTGGAGGAGAAGATCCTGGGTGCTGACACCAGTGctgatctggaagagactggacGTGTGCTGTCCATTGGTGACGGTATCGCCAGAGTGTATGGTCTCAGGAATGTTCAGGCAGAGGAGATGGTGGAGTTCTCCTCTGGGCTCAAG GGTATGTCTCTGAACTTGGAGCCTGACAATGTTGGTGTTGTGGTGTTCGGTAATGACAAGCTGATCAAAGAGGGTGACATTGTGAAGAGGACTGGTGCCATCGTGGATGTGCCAGTGGGTGTGGAGCTGCTGGGTCGTGTGGTGGACGCTCTGGGCAATGCCATCGACGGAAAG GGTCCTCTTGGGTCGAGCATCCGTAGGCGTGTGGGTCTGAAGGCCCCTGGCATCATCCCCCGTATCTCTGTGAAGGAGCCCATGCAGACGGGTATCAAGGCCGTGGACAGCCTGGTGCCCATTGGCCGTGGCCAGCGTGAGCTGATCATCGGTGACCGGCAGACTGG CAAAACTGCTATTGCCATTGACACCATTATCAACCAGAAGCGTTTCAACGAAGGCAAAGATGAGAAGAAGAAGCTGTACTGTATCTATGTTGCCATTGGCCAGAAGAGATCCACTGTGGCCCAGCTGGTGAAGAGGCTGACTGACGCTGATGCTATGAAATACACCATTGTGGTGTCTGCTACAGCCTCTGATGCTGCTCCCCTGCAGTACCTGGCTCCatactctggctgctccatgggaGAGTTCTTCAGAGACAACGGCAAGCACGGCCTCATCATCTATGATGATTTGTCCAAGCAG GCTGTAGCCTACCGTCAGATGTCCCTGCTGCTGCGTCGTCCCCCTGGTCGCGAGGCCTACCCCGGTGACGTGTTCTACCTACACTCCCGTCTGCTGGAAAGAGCTGCCAAGATGCACGACAACTTCGGAGGCGGCTCCCTGACCGCTCTGCCCGTCATTGAGACCCAGGCTGGAGACGTGTCTGCCTACATCCCTACCAACGTCATCTCTATCACTGACGGACAG atcTTCTTGGAGACTGAGTTGTTCTACAAAGGTATCCGCCCAGCCATCAACGTGGGTCTGTCTGTGTCCAGAGTCGGATCGGCTGCCCAGACCAAGGCCATGAAGCAG GTGGCTGGAACCATGAAGCTAGAGTTGGCCCAGTACCGTGAGGTGGCTGCCTTTGCCCAGTTCGGCTCTGACCTGGACGCTGCCACCCAGCAGCTGCTCAACAGGGGTGTCCGCCTCACTGAGTTGCTCAAACAGGGACAGTACT gccCCATGGCCATTGAGGAGCAGGTGACAGTCATCTACGCTGGTGTCAGAGGTCACTTGGACAAGATGGACCCTGCCAAGATCACCAGGTTTGAGAAGGCCTTCCTTGTACACGTCCTCAGCCAGCACCAGGACCTGCTCACCACCATCAG GACCGATGGTATGATCTCACCGACAGCTGACGCCAAACTGAAGGAGATTGTGTTGACCTTCCTGTCCAGCTTTGAGTAA
- the LOC112248794 gene encoding phospholipid phosphatase 1, which translates to MFETGRIPLVLLDVTCLILVGLPFVILTPQHNPFNRGFFCNDESIRYPLKEDTISYQLLGGVMIPFTLIVVVSGECLGVYMTHIKTKSSLGTNYVARIYKAVGSFLFGAAASQSLTDIAKYSIGRLRPHFLAVCKPMWDRINCIAGGYIENFTCTGDKNMVDEARLSFFSGHSSFSMYCMLFLALYIQARLQTEWARLLRPTIQFFLVATSIYVGLSRVSDYKHHWNDVLTGLLLGAIVAILTVFCVSDFFKTPVDPVEIQEETSHPSLQDNPANGIHYGSTE; encoded by the exons ATGTTTGAGACTGGTAGAATCCCTCTCGTCCTTCTCGACGTAACCTGCCTTATCCTCG ttgggCTTCCCTTTGTGATCCTCACCCCTCAGCACAATCCCTTCAACAGGGGTTTCTTCTGTAATGATGAGTCCATCAGATACCCCTTGAAAGAGGACACCATATCCTACCAGTTACTGGGGGGAGTCATGATCCCTTTCACACTGATTGTG GTAGTCAGTGGTGAGTGCCTTGGCGTCTATATGACTCATATAAAGACCAAATCATCCTTGGGGACTAACTACGTGGCGCGCATCTACAAAGCAGTGGGCAGCTTCCTGTTCGGGGCTGCTGCTAGCCAATCACTGACGGACATTGCCAAGTACTCGATTGGTCGTCTGCGTCCCCACTTCCTGGCTGTGTGTAAGCCTATGTGGGACCGTATCAACTGCATTGCTGGAGGCTACATCGAGAACTTCACCTGTACCGGGGACAAAAACATGGTGGATGAGGCTAG ACTTTCCTTTTTTTCTGGTCACTCATCCTTCTCTATGTACTGTATGCTGTTCCTAGCA ctGTACATCCAGGCCAGACTGCAGACAGAGTGGGCCAGGCTCCTCAGACCCACCATCCAGTTCTTCCTGGTGGCAACGTCCATCTACGTGGGGCTGTCACGCGTCTCAGACTACAAACACCACTGGAATGACGTACTTACTGGCCTCCTGCTGGGGGCGATAGTTGCAATACTCACG GTGTTCTGTGTGTCCGATTTCTTCAAGACGCCTGTTGATCCAGTAGAGATACAAGAGGAGACGTCCCACCCCAGTCTACAGGACAACCCTGCAAATGGGATCCACTACGGAAGCACAGAATGA